The sequence GGCGATTAGCTTAGTAATTCCTAGTTTAAAAGGAAAGATGAATGGATTAGCGCTTAGAGTTCCTGTGCCAAATGTCTCAATGGTGGATTTAACAGCTACTTTCAAAAAAGATGTTAGTCTTGAAGAGATTAACCTTGCTTTTAAAGAGTATGAAGATGGGGCTATGAAGGGAATTTTGCTACTAGACTATGATAAAAGGGTTTCTAGTGATTTTATAGGAAGTTCTTACTCAAGCATAGTTGCACAAGATATGACTCAGATTATTGAGAAAAATATGGTTAAAGTGTTATCGTGGTATGACAATGAATGGGGCTATAGCTCAAGACTTGTTGATTTAACCGTTTATGCACTTAATAATAGGGGTTAGGTATGGATAATGAAATTTTATTTATTAAAGATTTAGAGCTTAAAAAAGGTTCAAAAGTATTTATAAGATGTGATTTTAATGTTCCTATGGATGAGTTTAGAAATATTACTGATGATAGAAGAATTCGCTCAGCCATTGCTACCATTAGGTATTGTTTAGATGAGGGTTGTAGTGTAATTTTAACAAGTCATTTGGGAAGACCTAAAAATGGTTATGAAGATAGTTTATCACTAGAGCCTGTTTCTAAAAGACTATCTCGTTTAATTAAAAGAGATGTTAAATTTGTAAAAGATATAGTTGGCGAACTTGCAAAAGATGCAGTTAGTAAGTTAAAACCAGGTGAGATTTTACTTTTAGACAATTTAAGATTTGAAAAGGGTGAGACAAAAGATAGTGATGAGTTTGCACAAAAATTAGCCTCTTTTGGGGATTATTTTATAAATGATGCCTTTGGAGTTTGCCATAGGGCTCATGCCTCTGTTCATGCTATAACTAAGTATTTTGATGAAGAGCATAAAGCAGCTGGGTTTTTACTAAAAAAAGAGATTGAATTTGCTAGAAATTTAATTAAAAAACCAATTCGTCCATTTGTTGCAATAGTTGGGGGAAGCAAGGTTAGTGGAAAGCTTCAAGCACTTAAAAATTTACTTCCAAAAGTTGACAAATTAATTATTGGTGGGGGTATGGCTTTTACATTTTTAAAAGCTGTTGGTTATGAGATAGGAAATTCACTTTTAGAAGAGGATTTGATAGAAGAGGCTTTAAATATCTTAAGAAAAGGCAAAGAGCTTGGAGTTAAAATTTATCTTCCTGTTGATGCAATTGTAGCTCCTGTTTTCTCAGAAGATAGTGTTATGAAATATGTTACCGTTCAAGAGATTCCAAAAGATTGGATGGCATTAGATATTGGACCTGCAACTGTTACGCTTTTTAAAGAGGCGATTGATGATGCTCAAACTATTTGGTGGAATGGTCCAATGGGTGTTTTTGAGATGGAAAAATTTGCAAGAGGAAGCTTTAGAATAAGTCACGCAGTTGCTGAGAGTAATGCTATGACGGTTGTTGGAGGTGGAGATACGGCTGATGTTGTAGCAAGGGCTGGAGATCAAGAAGAGATTACTTTTATATCAACTGGCGGTGGTGCAAGTTTGGAACTTATTGAAGGGAAAGAACTCCCTGGCGTTAGAGTGCTATTAAAAAAGGATTTAGATTGATTTTTATGGCGAATTTAAAATGCAACCATACAAGAAAAAGCTTTGAAGAGTATGCTCAAATTTTAGATGAGAGTTTAAAAGATGAAAATGTTTTTGTATTTCCACCAAGTAGTGCATTTTTAGAAGGTAGTTTTAAATTCAAACAAGCCGCTCAAAATTTCTATCCAGCTAAAAATGGCTCTTTTACAGGAGAAATCGGACAAGATATGCTCGATGAGTTTGATATAAAAACAGTTCTTATAGGACATAGTGAAAGAAGAGCAATTGGAGAAAGCGAAGAGCAACTGAAGGCTAAATTTGAGTATGCAAAAAAAGAGGGCTTTAAAATAGTTTATTGCATAGGCGAAAATGAAGAAATTTTTGAAAAAGGGAAGACAAAAGAGTTTTTAAAATCTCAACTTGAAAATATTGATTTAGATTATGAAAATTTAATAATTGCGTATGAGCCTATTTGGGCTATTGGGACAGGTAAAACTGCAAGTAGTGAGATAATTAATGATGTGTTAAATTATATTAGAAATTTTAGCAAATCTTCGCTTTTATATGGTGGTAGTGTAAATGAAAAAAATATAGCTACGATTTCTAAAATTAAAAATTGTAGCGGTGTTTTGGTTGGAACTGCTAGCTGGGATGCAAAGGCATTTTTAAAACTTATAAATTCTGCTAAAGAGATGATATGAATAAGAATTTAATTTTTGTATTTGATTGTGAAACAGTGCCTGATAGTGATACTTTAAGAAAAGTTTTTGGTTATGAGGGTAGTGATTTAGAAGTTGCTATTAAGGCTCAAAATGAGCAAGAGGAGAAAACCGGAAGCTCTTTTTTACCAGTTTGTTTTCATAAAGTTGTAGCAATTAGTGCTGTTGTGGCTGATGAGTTTGGAAGATTTTTGCGTGTTAGCACTATGGAAGCAAGTAGTGAAAAAGAAATTATTAGTAAATTTTTAACATTTTTAAACTCTTTTAATCCAAAGCTTATTAGCTTTAATGGAAGAGGTTTTGATTTGCCAATGCTTATGATTAGGGCTATGAAATACAATCTTAGTTGCCCTGCATATTATGATATGGAAGATAAAATTACAAACAAAAATAAATGGGAAAATTATAGACAAAGATATAGTGATAAATTTCATATAGATTTGCTTGATCAAATAAGTGAATACCGCTCAGTAAAGGGTTTTACTCTAGATAGTTTATGTTTATCTTTAGGACTTCCTGGTAAATTTGATGTAAGCGGAGATCAGGTTTTAGAGCTTTACTATAGTGGTGAGATTGAAAAAATTAATGAGTATTGTGAAAGTGATGTTTTAAATACATATCTTCTTTTTTTAAAATATGAGGTATTAAAAGGTAATATTACTATAGAAGATTATGCCTCTTATTTGGACTATATGCAAAGTTTTATAAGAAAAGAAAGAGCCAATTCTAATTATACTGATATTTTTTCAAAATTTGCACAAGATGAAATAGCAAGATTAAGTAAAGATGTTTAGATTTATCATCTCTATATTTTTTAGTTTTTTAACTCTTTTTGCACAAAAGCCAAATGTTATGCTTTTAAATGAGTATAATAATGAAAATTTAAGTGGCTGGTATATGAGTGAAAAACTTGATGGTGTTAGGGCAAGATGGAATGGCAAAGAGCTTGTTTCTAGAAATGGAAATAAATTTAGTGCCCCAAAAGATTTTATAAAAGATTTTCCTAGTTTTTCTTTGGATGGAGAATTATTTACAAAAAGAGGGGATTTTGCAAACATTAGTTCAATAACCTCTCAGTTAATCCCGCACAATGGCTGGAGCGAAATTAAATTTTACATTTTTGATATACCTGATTTAAATGAGAGCTTTGATATAAAATACAAAAAAATGCAAGAAATTTCTAAAAATTCAAAAAATATAGTTTTTATTGAACAAAAAATTGTAAAAAACAACGAAGAGGTTTTTGAGTTTTTAGATGAGGTTGTATCAAAAGGTGGTGAGGGCGTTGTAGTTCGAGAACCATCTCTTATATATGAAAACGCAAGAAGTAATAGAATTTTAAAACTTAAAAAATTTAAAGATAGTGAGTGCAAAGTTGTTGCAATAAATAAAGGTAACGGCAAATATAAAGATAAAATGGGTTCTATAACTTGTGAAAAAGAAGATGGAGTTAGATTTAAAATAGGCACAGGATTTAATGATGAGATAAGAGAAAATCCTCCTAAAATAGGGGATATTATAACATATAAATATCAAAACTTAACTAAAAAAGGCATTCCTAGATTTGCCGTTTTTTTAAGAATAAGAGATGAAATTTAAATTAGGGAAAATATGCAAGAAAATTTAAGAATAAAATTTATTATATATGCCTTAGTGGCTTTTGTATTTGGAATAGTTAGTAGATATTACTGGATATATTGGGCAGGTGGAAATGAGGATTTTATATTTAATGGCTCAGTTATGATAAACACTAATGATGGATACTATTTTGCAGAAGGCGCTAAAGATATTTTAGATAATTTTGTTGATAAAAACCCAAATTCAAATGCTTCAAAGCAAGGCTTATCTATAGTAACTGCATTTATATATAAAATTTTGCCATTTAAATTTGAAAATATATTACTTTATCTTAGTGGATTTTTTAGTTCTCTGTTGGTATTTCCTATGCTACTTATTTCAAAAGAATATAAATCTTTAGAATTTGGATTTATTGGCTCTTTGGTAAGTGTGGTTGCTATGAGTTATTATAATAGGACTATGTATGGGTATTATGATACTGATATGCTTACTATAGTTCTACCAATGTTTGTTTTATGGGGAATGATAAGAGTTGTAAATAGTAAAAATGAAAAAGATATTATAATAGCTCCCATATTTATGCTTTTGTATTTTTGGTGGTATCCAGCATCTTACTCTTTAAATATAGCATTTATATCTATGATATTTTTTTACACAATAATTTTTGATAGAAAAAATATAATAAATTATAAGCTTTGTATAATGATGTTAGCAGCAACTACAAATTTAAATTTAAGTATAAATTTTGCAATTATCATAGCTTTATACATATTATTTTTAAAAAACATTAAACTACTATACATACAAATTATAGCTTTTTTTGTATTTACAAATTTTATTTTTAATGGAGGTTTGGGTCCAATAATAGGGTATTTAAATTCCTATGTTTTTAGAACAACTACTTTAAGTGATGATAATTTAATGTTTTTTAATGTTACTAAAACAATTCCAGAGCTTAGTCAAATTGATAAAACATATTTTATGGAAAGAATTAGTTCTCATGTAGTTTTGTTTGCTTTATCAATTGCAGGATATGTGGTGCTATGTTTTAAAAATAGATCATTTCTACTGTCACTTCCTATGATAGGGCTTGGGTTTTTAGCTCTAAAAGGGGGACTTAGATTTACAATTTATGCAGTTCCTATTATGGGCTTAGGGCTTGGGTTTTTATATATTTATCTAATTAATTTTTTTAAAATAGATAAATACATTAAAATAGCTATTATTTCGCTGTTGACAATCCTCTCTTTAATCCCAGCATTGCAGCACATATACAATTATAAAAGCTCAACAGTTTTTTCAAAAAGTGAGGTTGAGATTTTAGAAAAACTTAAAACATTAACAACTAGAGATGATTATGTTTTAGCATGGTGGGATTATGGTTATCCTATAAGATATTATACAAATGCAAACACTCTAATAGATGGAGCAATTCATTCAGGTGAAGTAAATTTTCCTGTTAGTTTTACACTAACTAAAGATCAGACTAGCTCAGCCAATATGGCAAGGCTAGCTGTGGAATATCTTGAAAAAAGATTAAGCTTGGAAGATGAGAAGAAGGCTAATTTGCCTACGCAAGATTTAAAATGGATGATGAAAGATTATGGATTTAAAAATGTAAATGATTTTTTACTTAATGTCTCATTTAACGATTTTAATCCGCCTAAAAAAACTAGAGAGATATATTACTACTTGCCTTTAAGAATGATGAATATTTTTACAACTGTTAATTATTTTTCTAATTTAGACCTAAATACAGGAAAGATTAAAAATAGTGGAGTATTTTTTACAATGTATCCAACAAGTAAAGATAAAGATGGCATAATACTAAATGGAAATATTCTACTAAACAATAATTTTAAAACAATAATTACACCCAAAAAAGAGGTGATAAAAGTTAAAAATTTTTATCAAGTAGGTTATGATAAAGACGGTAAATACATTTCAGATAAACAAGTTATTGATAGCAGTGGAGATTTAAATATTATATTTTTAATAAATGATGGATTTTTCATTTTGTTGGATGATTATTATTTAAACTCTACATATGTAAAGCTATTTTTCCTTCAAGATTACGATTCAGAGCTTTTTGAACCTGTAATTTTAAATAGACATACAAAAATATATAAATTAAAAAGGTAAACAATGGTTATAAAAGAGATTCAGGAATTTATAGAGGTAAGGCATAAGATTAGAGCATATTTATGCTATATTTTTAGTAGAAATATACAAAATTTTTTACCACAAATTACAGAAGAACAGATAAATAGTGGTTTTGATAATTTAGAGCATGAAATAGTTCATTATGATGCTATGTATATTTTGGATAAAAATGGACTTCAAGTTAGCAATAATAGAAGTGGAAATAAAGATTTTATCGTAGGAGATGGTATAGATAGAAGTACTAGGGCATACTATTATCAAGCAGTAAAGGAGAGAAGATGTTTCTTAAGTGATCCATACCCTTCATCTTTAACAGGTGAACTTTGTGTAACTATTTCTCTGCCTTTATATAATGAAAAAAAGGAATTACAGTATGTAGCTTGTGTGGATATTTCACTAAAAGAGGTATCAAAGATAGTTAACCCTTCCGCATTTGAAGGTGTTTTTGGTAAATTCACAAGACTGGTTTATACATTTTTTGCAGCAGCTTTGTTTGTGGTGGCTGCGGTTTTGTTTTTTATGGCGATAAGAAGTCTGTTTTTTGTCCATTTTGTAGAAATGGATGTATCAGAGATGTTTGAAGCTACCATTCTTTTAACCTTAGCACTTGCCATTTTTGATTTAGTAAAAGCTATTGCAGAGGGAGAAATTTTAGGAACACATAGCCAGTCTCAGGGCTCAAGCACTATGGTTCGGTTTATTGCTTCTATTATAATAGCTTTAGCCATTGAGGCATTAATGCTTGTGTTTAAATTTGCAATTATAGAGCCAGAACACATTGTTTATGCAGTATATTTAATAATAGGTGTGGCAGTACTTATGG is a genomic window of Campylobacter blaseri containing:
- a CDS encoding phosphoglycerate kinase, which produces MDNEILFIKDLELKKGSKVFIRCDFNVPMDEFRNITDDRRIRSAIATIRYCLDEGCSVILTSHLGRPKNGYEDSLSLEPVSKRLSRLIKRDVKFVKDIVGELAKDAVSKLKPGEILLLDNLRFEKGETKDSDEFAQKLASFGDYFINDAFGVCHRAHASVHAITKYFDEEHKAAGFLLKKEIEFARNLIKKPIRPFVAIVGGSKVSGKLQALKNLLPKVDKLIIGGGMAFTFLKAVGYEIGNSLLEEDLIEEALNILRKGKELGVKIYLPVDAIVAPVFSEDSVMKYVTVQEIPKDWMALDIGPATVTLFKEAIDDAQTIWWNGPMGVFEMEKFARGSFRISHAVAESNAMTVVGGGDTADVVARAGDQEEITFISTGGGASLELIEGKELPGVRVLLKKDLD
- a CDS encoding PDC sensor domain-containing protein; amino-acid sequence: MVIKEIQEFIEVRHKIRAYLCYIFSRNIQNFLPQITEEQINSGFDNLEHEIVHYDAMYILDKNGLQVSNNRSGNKDFIVGDGIDRSTRAYYYQAVKERRCFLSDPYPSSLTGELCVTISLPLYNEKKELQYVACVDISLKEVSKIVNPSAFEGVFGKFTRLVYTFFAAALFVVAAVLFFMAIRSLFFVHFVEMDVSEMFEATILLTLALAIFDLVKAIAEGEILGTHSQSQGSSTMVRFIASIIIALAIEALMLVFKFAIIEPEHIVYAVYLIIGVAVLMVSLSVYMYILKKVHE
- a CDS encoding DNA ligase, whose product is MFRFIISIFFSFLTLFAQKPNVMLLNEYNNENLSGWYMSEKLDGVRARWNGKELVSRNGNKFSAPKDFIKDFPSFSLDGELFTKRGDFANISSITSQLIPHNGWSEIKFYIFDIPDLNESFDIKYKKMQEISKNSKNIVFIEQKIVKNNEEVFEFLDEVVSKGGEGVVVREPSLIYENARSNRILKLKKFKDSECKVVAINKGNGKYKDKMGSITCEKEDGVRFKIGTGFNDEIRENPPKIGDIITYKYQNLTKKGIPRFAVFLRIRDEI
- a CDS encoding 3'-5' exonuclease, with amino-acid sequence MNKNLIFVFDCETVPDSDTLRKVFGYEGSDLEVAIKAQNEQEEKTGSSFLPVCFHKVVAISAVVADEFGRFLRVSTMEASSEKEIISKFLTFLNSFNPKLISFNGRGFDLPMLMIRAMKYNLSCPAYYDMEDKITNKNKWENYRQRYSDKFHIDLLDQISEYRSVKGFTLDSLCLSLGLPGKFDVSGDQVLELYYSGEIEKINEYCESDVLNTYLLFLKYEVLKGNITIEDYASYLDYMQSFIRKERANSNYTDIFSKFAQDEIARLSKDV
- a CDS encoding triose-phosphate isomerase, which translates into the protein MIFMANLKCNHTRKSFEEYAQILDESLKDENVFVFPPSSAFLEGSFKFKQAAQNFYPAKNGSFTGEIGQDMLDEFDIKTVLIGHSERRAIGESEEQLKAKFEYAKKEGFKIVYCIGENEEIFEKGKTKEFLKSQLENIDLDYENLIIAYEPIWAIGTGKTASSEIINDVLNYIRNFSKSSLLYGGSVNEKNIATISKIKNCSGVLVGTASWDAKAFLKLINSAKEMI
- a CDS encoding STT3 domain-containing protein, which encodes MQENLRIKFIIYALVAFVFGIVSRYYWIYWAGGNEDFIFNGSVMINTNDGYYFAEGAKDILDNFVDKNPNSNASKQGLSIVTAFIYKILPFKFENILLYLSGFFSSLLVFPMLLISKEYKSLEFGFIGSLVSVVAMSYYNRTMYGYYDTDMLTIVLPMFVLWGMIRVVNSKNEKDIIIAPIFMLLYFWWYPASYSLNIAFISMIFFYTIIFDRKNIINYKLCIMMLAATTNLNLSINFAIIIALYILFLKNIKLLYIQIIAFFVFTNFIFNGGLGPIIGYLNSYVFRTTTLSDDNLMFFNVTKTIPELSQIDKTYFMERISSHVVLFALSIAGYVVLCFKNRSFLLSLPMIGLGFLALKGGLRFTIYAVPIMGLGLGFLYIYLINFFKIDKYIKIAIISLLTILSLIPALQHIYNYKSSTVFSKSEVEILEKLKTLTTRDDYVLAWWDYGYPIRYYTNANTLIDGAIHSGEVNFPVSFTLTKDQTSSANMARLAVEYLEKRLSLEDEKKANLPTQDLKWMMKDYGFKNVNDFLLNVSFNDFNPPKKTREIYYYLPLRMMNIFTTVNYFSNLDLNTGKIKNSGVFFTMYPTSKDKDGIILNGNILLNNNFKTIITPKKEVIKVKNFYQVGYDKDGKYISDKQVIDSSGDLNIIFLINDGFFILLDDYYLNSTYVKLFFLQDYDSELFEPVILNRHTKIYKLKR